The following proteins are co-located in the Mariprofundus sp. NF genome:
- a CDS encoding succinate dehydrogenase assembly factor 2 has product MTEPEILIRRMRYRLNRQGMLELDAWLSPLLDADMQDTGVVSAIELLLQCEAPELQMMMTGETEVPKVLEKWLCR; this is encoded by the coding sequence ATGACTGAGCCGGAAATTCTTATCCGTCGTATGCGCTATCGCTTGAACCGGCAGGGTATGCTGGAGCTGGACGCATGGTTATCGCCGCTGCTTGATGCCGATATGCAGGATACAGGGGTGGTCTCAGCCATTGAATTGTTATTACAATGCGAGGCGCCTGAGTTGCAGATGATGATGACAGGTGAAACTGAAGTTCCTAAGGTGCTGGAGAAGTGGTTGTGCAGATGA
- a CDS encoding DUF1573 domain-containing protein: MMVRFFLSMVIVLLINGCSEPMQVKPASEAPPLLSQEEHASLLVFEPAVVDLGTLKEGDDVVAYLRVRNSGNSMQQIADLQASCGCTEVKPEDSLLMPGGFTRISVKVDTFAKQDAIKKWVMLTDGDGKTSKAWINFTIRPNPHMAGTTRSIFDGKCATCHFEPAKGKMAGRDIYGAVCAMCHGEGGKGGVAPALAHIGDVNAFSALIANGTGSHHMPGFAKNVGGPLTDEQISALSRWLSTLDE; encoded by the coding sequence ATGATGGTTCGATTCTTTTTATCGATGGTGATTGTTTTACTGATCAATGGCTGCTCAGAGCCGATGCAAGTTAAGCCGGCAAGTGAAGCGCCACCACTGCTTTCACAGGAGGAGCATGCCTCTCTGCTGGTGTTTGAACCTGCAGTTGTTGATTTGGGCACCCTGAAAGAGGGCGATGATGTGGTGGCTTACCTGCGTGTGCGCAACTCCGGCAATAGTATGCAGCAGATTGCCGATCTGCAGGCCTCCTGTGGCTGTACGGAGGTTAAACCTGAAGATTCACTGCTGATGCCGGGTGGTTTTACACGCATAAGTGTGAAGGTGGACACCTTTGCCAAACAGGACGCTATTAAGAAGTGGGTGATGTTGACCGATGGCGATGGCAAAACCAGCAAGGCCTGGATTAATTTTACCATACGTCCGAATCCGCATATGGCGGGGACAACGCGTTCGATTTTTGATGGCAAGTGTGCGACCTGCCATTTTGAGCCTGCCAAAGGAAAGATGGCTGGCCGTGATATCTATGGCGCAGTCTGTGCCATGTGCCATGGTGAAGGTGGCAAAGGTGGGGTGGCTCCGGCTCTGGCTCATATTGGTGACGTGAATGCCTTCTCCGCCCTGATTGCCAACGGCACAGGTTCTCATCATATGCCCGGCTTTGCCAAAAATGTAGGTGGACCGCTCACTGATGAGCAGATATCAGCACTGAGCCGATGGTTATCCACGCTGGACGAATAA
- the rpe gene encoding ribulose-phosphate 3-epimerase: MKKSTVIAPSILSADFARLGDEIAAVDKAGADWIHFDVMDGSFVPPITIGDNICKAIRSYTDKPIDVHLMVNHPDTQVEAFANAGADIITVHQEACIHLERTLQLIRSYGKKAGVSLNPGTPVSTIKNVLHCVDLVLLMSVNPGYGGQSYIHAVTDKIREARKMLDDAGSDAWLEVDGGVNVKTAAEVGGAGADAVVAGSAVYNTDDYAKAIKEIRDLADNA; this comes from the coding sequence ATGAAAAAAAGTACTGTAATTGCACCGTCCATTCTGTCGGCAGACTTTGCACGACTGGGTGACGAGATCGCTGCTGTTGATAAAGCGGGCGCTGACTGGATTCATTTCGATGTTATGGATGGTTCATTTGTGCCGCCGATTACCATTGGCGATAACATCTGCAAGGCGATCCGCAGCTATACCGATAAACCGATTGATGTGCATCTGATGGTGAATCATCCCGATACACAGGTTGAAGCCTTTGCCAATGCCGGTGCTGATATCATCACTGTGCATCAGGAAGCATGCATTCACCTTGAGCGCACGCTGCAGCTGATTCGCTCGTATGGTAAGAAAGCAGGTGTCAGTCTGAATCCAGGCACACCGGTATCTACCATTAAGAATGTACTGCACTGCGTTGATCTGGTGCTGCTGATGAGTGTGAACCCGGGTTACGGCGGTCAGTCTTATATCCATGCGGTAACCGACAAGATTCGTGAAGCACGTAAGATGCTTGATGATGCCGGTTCTGATGCATGGCTGGAAGTTGATGGTGGTGTCAATGTGAAGACTGCGGCTGAAGTGGGTGGCGCGGGTGCAGATGCGGTAGTAGCCGGTTCTGCAGTTTACAACACGGATGATTATGCCAAGGCAATCAAAGAGATCAGAGATCTGGCCGATAACGCATAA
- the petA gene encoding ubiquinol-cytochrome c reductase iron-sulfur subunit → MTDQANQSRRNFLYVAAGGLGAVAAGATVVPFIGSMLPAADTLAASKTEFDVSTVEAGQLVTIQWQGKPVFVVHRTPELLKQVDGHDDKLKDVNSEAIAEVQQEWMDTPEKRKYRAIKPEYLIVVASCTHLGCIPLFKPSEGRKEWGDSVPDDWAGGWHCPCHGSYYDISARVINGSPAPHNLHVMPYQYKTDTTVVIG, encoded by the coding sequence ATGACAGATCAAGCAAATCAGTCGCGCCGTAATTTTCTTTACGTTGCTGCGGGTGGTTTAGGGGCTGTTGCTGCAGGCGCTACAGTTGTTCCGTTTATCGGCAGTATGTTGCCGGCTGCGGATACACTAGCCGCATCTAAAACAGAGTTTGATGTTTCTACAGTCGAAGCCGGTCAGCTGGTCACTATTCAGTGGCAGGGTAAACCGGTTTTTGTAGTGCATCGTACACCGGAACTGCTCAAACAGGTGGATGGCCACGACGACAAGCTGAAGGATGTAAATTCTGAAGCCATTGCTGAAGTTCAGCAGGAGTGGATGGATACACCGGAAAAACGAAAATATCGTGCGATTAAACCTGAATACTTGATTGTGGTGGCAAGTTGCACCCATCTTGGTTGTATTCCGTTGTTTAAACCATCTGAAGGCCGTAAAGAGTGGGGCGATTCTGTTCCTGACGATTGGGCTGGCGGATGGCATTGCCCATGTCATGGCTCTTACTATGACATTTCAGCACGCGTTATTAATGGTTCACCTGCACCGCACAATTTGCACGTGATGCCATACCAATATAAAACCGACACTACAGTAGTGATCGGTTAA
- a CDS encoding cytochrome b/b6, protein MKTDLFAWIDKRTDAGAIIKSQLTEYPAPKNLNYMWNFGSLALLVLVLQILTGIFLVMYYKPSAEATFGGFTVAFDSVERIMRDVNFGWLIRYMHAVGASMFFVVVYMHIGRGMYYGSFKAPRELLWIIGVVILLIMQGAAFFGYLLPWGQMSFWGATVITNLFGAIPVLGEYIGQVLVGGFAVGDPTLNRFFSLHYLFPLLLAAIVGGHIHALHVVHSNNPEGIDLHKPEEMIPFHPYYTLKDAFGVAFFLLFYCYIVFFNPQMSGYFIEVDNYVPANNLQTPAHIAPVWYLTPWYTILRSFESKLLGVAAMGGSLAILFVLPFLCRSAVRSARYRPVYKIMVIMFFIDVIVLGYCGHSAPTATLKVVGQIATAYYFLFFFALPLLPKFEKTKPVPEGI, encoded by the coding sequence ATGAAAACAGACCTGTTCGCCTGGATTGACAAGCGAACTGATGCTGGGGCGATTATTAAGTCTCAGTTGACTGAATATCCGGCTCCAAAGAATCTCAACTACATGTGGAACTTCGGTTCCCTGGCACTGCTGGTGCTGGTGCTGCAGATTCTGACCGGTATTTTCCTTGTGATGTATTACAAGCCATCAGCAGAAGCGACATTCGGTGGATTCACCGTCGCCTTCGATTCGGTGGAACGCATCATGCGAGATGTGAACTTCGGCTGGCTGATCCGCTACATGCATGCGGTTGGTGCTTCAATGTTCTTTGTTGTGGTCTATATGCATATCGGCCGCGGCATGTACTACGGTTCATTTAAAGCTCCGCGTGAGCTGCTGTGGATTATTGGTGTTGTGATTCTGCTGATTATGCAGGGTGCTGCATTCTTCGGTTATCTGCTGCCTTGGGGGCAGATGTCCTTCTGGGGTGCTACCGTGATTACCAACCTGTTCGGTGCGATTCCGGTATTGGGTGAGTATATCGGCCAGGTTCTGGTCGGTGGTTTTGCAGTTGGTGATCCAACGCTGAACCGCTTCTTCTCACTGCATTATCTGTTCCCACTGCTGCTGGCAGCGATTGTTGGTGGCCATATCCATGCACTGCATGTGGTTCACTCCAACAACCCTGAAGGTATCGATCTGCACAAGCCTGAAGAGATGATTCCTTTCCATCCTTATTACACACTTAAGGATGCGTTCGGCGTTGCTTTCTTCCTGCTCTTCTACTGCTACATCGTATTCTTCAACCCTCAGATGAGTGGTTACTTCATTGAAGTGGATAACTATGTACCTGCGAACAACCTGCAGACGCCTGCTCATATTGCGCCGGTCTGGTACCTGACGCCTTGGTACACGATCCTGCGTTCGTTTGAGAGCAAGCTCTTGGGTGTTGCTGCGATGGGTGGTTCACTTGCGATTCTGTTCGTGTTGCCATTCCTCTGCAGATCAGCAGTGCGTTCGGCACGTTATCGTCCGGTCTACAAGATCATGGTGATTATGTTCTTCATCGATGTGATTGTACTGGGTTACTGTGGTCACTCTGCACCAACTGCAACACTTAAAGTTGTAGGTCAGATTGCAACTGCATACTACTTCCTCTTCTTCTTCGCGCTGCCGTTGCTGCCGAAATTCGAGAAGACGAAACCAGTGCCGGAGGGGATTTAA
- a CDS encoding cytochrome c1, producing MKMTKFVMAAVAAMVMGFSSQAVASGGGAHLEHANVDVSDQEQIRRGLTVFTDVCMGCHSAKYITYRGLMAYPEIGLSREAVDELRGEKSLMSGMISDLSIEDAVVSYGKAPPDLSLIVPGRRGGADYVYSLLIGYEHDPEGKVPDGNWNKVFPGNRIAMPDPLSWLDHDEDETAELKQQAEDVAAFLAFIGDPHQNTRRAIGCWVMGFLLLLTLVLWRLKVEVWKDIKH from the coding sequence ATGAAGATGACTAAATTCGTGATGGCAGCGGTTGCTGCAATGGTAATGGGTTTCTCATCTCAGGCAGTGGCCAGTGGTGGCGGTGCTCACCTTGAGCATGCCAATGTTGATGTAAGTGATCAGGAGCAGATCCGTCGTGGTCTGACTGTATTCACTGACGTCTGTATGGGTTGTCACTCAGCTAAGTACATCACCTACCGTGGTCTGATGGCTTATCCTGAAATCGGCCTGAGCCGTGAAGCGGTGGATGAACTGCGTGGTGAGAAATCACTGATGAGCGGCATGATCTCTGATCTGTCGATTGAAGATGCAGTGGTTTCCTATGGTAAGGCTCCGCCTGATCTGTCTCTGATTGTTCCTGGCCGTCGTGGTGGTGCTGACTATGTCTATTCACTGCTGATCGGTTATGAGCATGATCCTGAAGGTAAGGTTCCTGATGGTAACTGGAACAAGGTGTTCCCGGGTAACCGTATCGCCATGCCGGATCCACTTTCATGGCTGGATCATGATGAAGATGAGACTGCTGAGCTGAAACAGCAGGCTGAAGATGTGGCTGCATTCCTGGCTTTCATCGGTGATCCGCATCAGAACACCCGCCGCGCTATTGGTTGCTGGGTGATGGGCTTCCTGCTGCTTCTGACTCTGGTTCTCTGGCGTCTGAAAGTAGAAGTCTGGAAAGATATCAAACACTGA
- a CDS encoding alpha/beta hydrolase, whose product MYSGEKGYPDADITVEHKSSRIDLLYVTDRLPDPEKRQLEYGSGRSASVAFGSATVDIGDDVSWDQLVKDSQSASRSSSHELSVSKRIEQGRFPETPHAFSIVAGRPVTNPDVEAAFKKTAAQFKQEIARRLSLTQRKDVVIFIHGFNNSFDDAAASLAEIWHFSGRQGVPLLYTWPAAHGGLFGYFVDRESGEFTVFHLKKMLKLLASINEIENIHIIAHSRGTDVTTTALRELMIESRAAGKRPLEDLRIKNLILAAPDLDFGVMRQRLMAEKFGPAIGQITIYTAQTDNALNISESLMTGLRLGKLESKNFSDTERQIFASVKNVSFINVLDVGSFISHAYFLDSPSASSDLIRVLRDSSKPGSKNRPLIHKEDNFWEMPADYPNNRE is encoded by the coding sequence ATGTACAGTGGGGAAAAAGGATATCCCGACGCTGACATTACGGTGGAGCATAAGAGCTCCCGCATTGACCTGCTCTATGTGACAGATCGTCTGCCAGATCCTGAAAAGAGGCAGCTTGAATATGGCAGTGGTCGCTCTGCATCAGTCGCTTTTGGTTCGGCCACAGTTGATATCGGAGATGATGTTAGCTGGGATCAACTTGTAAAAGATAGTCAGTCTGCATCCAGAAGTAGCTCGCATGAATTAAGCGTAAGCAAGCGCATCGAACAGGGCAGGTTTCCTGAAACCCCACATGCATTCTCCATAGTGGCTGGCAGGCCTGTAACCAATCCGGATGTAGAGGCGGCGTTTAAAAAAACTGCAGCCCAATTTAAACAAGAGATAGCCCGACGTCTGAGCCTTACGCAGCGTAAAGATGTGGTTATCTTTATCCACGGCTTCAATAACTCTTTCGATGATGCAGCCGCCAGTCTGGCAGAGATATGGCATTTCAGTGGCAGGCAAGGGGTGCCACTGCTCTACACATGGCCGGCAGCACATGGTGGCCTGTTTGGTTATTTCGTTGATCGGGAGTCTGGTGAATTTACGGTATTTCATCTGAAGAAGATGCTTAAACTCCTGGCATCAATCAATGAGATAGAGAACATCCACATTATCGCACACAGCCGAGGCACAGATGTCACTACAACGGCATTAAGAGAGCTTATGATCGAGAGCCGGGCTGCGGGTAAAAGGCCGTTAGAGGACCTGCGCATCAAAAACCTGATATTGGCTGCGCCTGATCTTGATTTCGGTGTCATGCGCCAGCGCTTGATGGCTGAAAAGTTTGGCCCTGCCATCGGTCAAATCACCATATATACCGCCCAAACCGACAATGCTCTGAATATTTCAGAATCGCTTATGACAGGACTGCGTCTGGGCAAACTGGAATCGAAGAATTTCAGCGACACTGAAAGGCAGATATTTGCCTCGGTTAAAAATGTCAGTTTTATCAATGTACTCGATGTTGGAAGTTTTATCAGTCACGCCTATTTTCTTGATAGCCCATCAGCCAGTTCAGATTTGATCCGTGTGCTGCGCGACAGCAGTAAACCAGGAAGCAAAAACAGACCACTGATTCATAAAGAGGACAACTTCTGGGAGATGCCTGCTGACTACCCTAACAACAGAGAGTAA
- a CDS encoding AraC family transcriptional regulator, whose protein sequence is MDIISDVLHTLRFTGNVFMRANMAGEWGVHYQAIDLPVFHYLMRGTAWIATENQKSFTKLEAGDVIFLPSGTGHFIASSPESECTKMTIVPDETCMPTEISDADAEQQVLCGVFLTKDDFQHPLFTSLPELMHVKFSSIHSSEAFHPHVAHLIHTAISNGYGGTDILIDRLYEILFIQLLQQYFSGNRHVDSFYNAPAMTRVGDILKEIHLNPGKAWTLDEMAEGAYMSRSAFTANFRKCVGMSPMTYLTMWRMNKARSLIRNTGLSYRAIAKKVGYRTQMGLNKAFKQQFGYSPKELRK, encoded by the coding sequence ATGGATATTATTTCGGATGTTTTGCACACGCTTCGTTTTACGGGCAATGTCTTTATGCGTGCCAATATGGCTGGCGAATGGGGTGTCCATTATCAGGCTATAGACCTGCCAGTCTTTCACTATCTGATGCGTGGAACAGCATGGATCGCTACCGAGAATCAGAAATCATTCACTAAGCTTGAAGCCGGTGATGTTATCTTTCTGCCTTCTGGAACAGGCCATTTTATTGCCAGCTCCCCGGAGTCTGAGTGTACAAAAATGACCATTGTGCCCGATGAGACCTGCATGCCGACAGAGATCTCTGATGCCGATGCAGAGCAGCAGGTTCTATGCGGTGTTTTCCTCACCAAGGATGATTTCCAGCACCCGCTATTCACATCGCTACCTGAATTAATGCACGTTAAATTCTCCAGCATCCATAGCTCAGAAGCATTTCATCCACATGTTGCTCACCTTATCCACACAGCGATTAGCAACGGATATGGTGGCACGGATATTTTAATCGACCGACTCTACGAAATACTGTTCATCCAACTTCTGCAACAATATTTCAGCGGCAACAGACATGTAGACAGCTTTTACAATGCCCCGGCTATGACTCGGGTAGGCGATATCTTAAAAGAGATCCACCTCAATCCCGGCAAAGCGTGGACACTGGATGAGATGGCTGAAGGCGCTTACATGTCCCGCTCTGCATTCACTGCCAATTTCCGTAAATGCGTGGGTATGTCTCCGATGACATATCTCACCATGTGGCGGATGAACAAAGCCCGCTCACTGATCCGTAATACCGGCCTGTCATACAGGGCCATTGCCAAAAAGGTGGGTTACAGAACACAGATGGGCTTGAACAAAGCTTTTAAACAGCAGTTCGGTTACTCCCCCAAGGAGCTACGCAAGTAG
- a CDS encoding sigma-70 family RNA polymerase sigma factor, protein MVTESNFQSCVTEHRDYLFGFAISRLFDEEAALDLVQETYLAAWKNRLTFDGRSALRTWLVGILKHKINDHIRYLIRQRDLMREIEVETVLDNNSDNNYWLQHLPERQNCPELQLHNRQLSEVLLFCINRLPAMQKELFLQRELGHHDTTSICQIHEITSGHAYVLFHRARTALKEGLETHWLT, encoded by the coding sequence GTGGTCACAGAGAGTAACTTTCAATCATGTGTAACAGAACATAGGGATTATCTGTTTGGTTTTGCGATATCACGACTGTTCGATGAAGAGGCTGCCTTAGATCTTGTTCAGGAAACTTATTTGGCAGCATGGAAAAACAGGCTGACATTTGATGGAAGGTCAGCTTTGCGCACATGGTTGGTCGGCATTCTTAAGCATAAGATTAATGATCATATTCGCTACCTGATTCGCCAGAGGGATTTGATGCGTGAGATCGAAGTTGAAACAGTCCTTGATAATAACAGTGATAATAACTACTGGCTGCAGCATCTCCCTGAACGGCAAAACTGCCCTGAATTACAACTCCATAATCGGCAGCTAAGTGAGGTGCTGCTCTTCTGTATTAATCGACTGCCTGCAATGCAGAAGGAGCTGTTCCTTCAACGGGAACTGGGTCATCACGATACTACATCGATTTGTCAGATTCATGAAATTACATCAGGGCATGCTTATGTGCTGTTTCATCGCGCCAGAACTGCATTGAAAGAGGGGTTGGAAACTCACTGGCTTACGTGA
- a CDS encoding DUF6796 family protein: MGIDNRQQLVIAGVIGLIAAVLVGAGEFLLHFDPLGRFGEAGGYAFMQGIDAGRASVGHFIGVLAAPLYIIGFWHIMKMLEPANRMASRIAFAIMSYGIIIGAVWIGSRSSVSGLINFSDVSSVSSLIAAYELRYENLLQITRLAVLGFSVIFVWLVFSGRSHYPRWVAGLNPILLILVSFAIWAVAPAVGIYLMPIALNVAFAVLFVFSIFYSKSIKG, from the coding sequence ATGGGAATTGATAATAGACAACAACTTGTTATTGCCGGAGTGATTGGACTGATCGCTGCTGTTCTTGTGGGCGCAGGAGAGTTCCTGCTGCATTTTGATCCCTTGGGGCGCTTTGGTGAGGCTGGTGGTTATGCATTCATGCAGGGCATTGATGCAGGGAGAGCATCCGTCGGTCATTTCATAGGCGTGCTTGCCGCTCCGCTATATATTATTGGCTTCTGGCACATCATGAAGATGTTGGAACCGGCCAATCGCATGGCATCACGTATTGCATTTGCCATTATGTCGTATGGCATCATCATCGGTGCAGTCTGGATCGGCTCCCGTTCGAGCGTAAGCGGGCTTATCAATTTCAGTGATGTCTCAAGCGTTTCATCTCTGATTGCAGCCTATGAGTTGCGTTACGAAAACCTGCTGCAGATAACACGCCTTGCTGTATTGGGATTTTCAGTGATCTTTGTCTGGCTGGTGTTCTCCGGACGTAGCCATTATCCGCGCTGGGTAGCAGGGCTTAATCCTATTCTGCTTATTCTGGTCAGCTTTGCTATCTGGGCTGTTGCACCGGCTGTTGGCATCTACCTGATGCCTATTGCACTGAATGTTGCATTTGCGGTGCTGTTTGTGTTCTCAATTTTTTATTCTAAAAGTATCAAGGGGTAG
- a CDS encoding CRTAC1 family protein yields the protein MRILKRLLLTVVALVILIMAMLTGKSMMDRQDDYDVDLTGVEVPTFTASAIAFNQGNDFTVSLPFLASAIIDIDGDGIEELFLGGGQNNPDGLFKFKNNQLVAIEGAAGLTKGNAASYGSVVLDVNGDGSQDLLVARQDGIWLHQNNQGSFTSTKLNAAMPDGTVPLSIAIADLNRDGAFDMYVAGYIRHDLVEGQNLFREGYGGSSRLFINNGDNTFTDMTDQAGLTYKHNTFQSAFIDIDRDGKEDLIVAHDTGHVVTWRNLGGMKFERVSNPNTNEFSYPMGLGITDLGNDGLVDFFFSNVGSTPPNFMIRGDLTDEQVSNWKWMLFQNRGGFKFEDVAAKVKIADYEFSWGGVFEDLNLDGMEDLLVSENYIGLPPHKVPFLRLNGRLLLQKANGEFAPAEKEAGVINQTYSISPLTADFNGDGRPDIVHANLNGDSKLFLSHAGKGNYLKVELPHTVGSIGATVTVKLTDGRTLSRPYVSGEGLCSDSSRIIIFGLRDEKVSEINVSYLNGKVVSKNGSFDNTLVRF from the coding sequence ATGCGTATATTAAAAAGGCTTTTGCTTACTGTTGTAGCTTTGGTGATCCTCATTATGGCCATGCTGACAGGTAAATCCATGATGGACAGACAGGATGATTATGATGTTGATCTGACCGGTGTTGAGGTGCCAACCTTTACGGCATCAGCCATTGCTTTCAATCAGGGTAACGACTTTACAGTCAGCCTGCCTTTTCTGGCATCGGCCATCATTGATATTGATGGCGATGGCATCGAAGAGCTGTTTTTAGGTGGTGGACAAAATAACCCGGACGGGCTCTTCAAGTTTAAAAATAATCAGCTGGTCGCCATAGAGGGCGCTGCCGGTCTTACCAAAGGCAATGCTGCCAGTTATGGAAGTGTCGTTCTGGATGTGAACGGTGATGGTAGTCAGGATCTTCTCGTGGCGCGCCAGGACGGTATCTGGCTACATCAGAACAATCAGGGTTCATTCACTTCAACCAAGCTTAATGCAGCCATGCCTGATGGCACCGTGCCGCTCTCTATCGCTATTGCTGACCTGAATCGTGACGGTGCCTTTGATATGTATGTTGCAGGTTATATTCGTCATGATCTGGTTGAAGGTCAGAACCTGTTTCGTGAAGGGTACGGTGGCTCAAGCCGACTGTTTATCAATAACGGTGACAACACCTTTACCGACATGACCGATCAGGCAGGGCTCACTTATAAACATAACACCTTTCAGTCGGCCTTCATCGACATTGATCGCGATGGCAAAGAGGATTTGATTGTTGCCCATGACACAGGCCACGTTGTGACCTGGCGAAACCTGGGTGGCATGAAGTTTGAGCGGGTAAGCAACCCTAATACGAATGAATTCAGCTATCCGATGGGTCTGGGTATCACCGATCTGGGTAACGATGGGCTGGTTGACTTCTTCTTCTCCAATGTTGGCTCAACGCCACCTAATTTCATGATTCGTGGTGACCTCACTGATGAGCAGGTGAGTAACTGGAAATGGATGTTGTTTCAAAACAGAGGCGGCTTTAAATTTGAAGATGTCGCCGCCAAGGTCAAGATCGCTGACTATGAGTTCTCATGGGGCGGCGTGTTTGAAGATCTCAATCTTGATGGCATGGAAGACCTGCTCGTTTCTGAGAACTATATCGGCTTGCCGCCTCATAAAGTGCCATTCCTTCGCTTGAACGGGCGCCTGCTGTTGCAAAAAGCCAATGGTGAATTTGCTCCGGCAGAAAAAGAGGCGGGCGTGATCAACCAGACCTATTCGATTTCACCGCTGACTGCAGACTTCAATGGTGATGGTCGCCCTGACATTGTGCATGCCAACCTCAATGGCGATTCCAAACTATTTCTCAGCCATGCCGGAAAAGGCAACTATCTGAAGGTGGAGTTGCCTCATACGGTGGGCTCAATTGGCGCCACGGTTACCGTCAAGCTTACGGATGGTCGTACACTGAGTCGCCCCTATGTTTCCGGCGAGGGGCTCTGCTCAGATAGCTCGCGAATCATCATTTTTGGTTTGCGTGATGAGAAGGTCTCGGAGATCAATGTATCCTATCTCAATGGCAAAGTGGTAAGCAAAAACGGTTCATTTGATAATACACTGGTTCGTTTCTAA
- a CDS encoding thioesterase family protein yields MTHISEIHIRFGDIDAMGHVNNSIYLQYFEQARMLWFKEMIGSDWNWTTDGIVLAHCEIDYKQPLYLHDRAVIETSIEQQGRASFTVGYRIIKTEDDRELLVATGNTVLVCFDHQSQKAKSIPKEWRKRMSAT; encoded by the coding sequence ATGACACATATCAGTGAAATCCATATCCGCTTTGGTGATATTGATGCCATGGGCCACGTGAACAACAGTATCTACCTGCAATATTTTGAGCAGGCTCGTATGCTCTGGTTCAAAGAGATGATCGGTTCAGATTGGAACTGGACTACCGACGGCATTGTTCTCGCCCACTGCGAGATCGACTATAAACAACCACTCTATCTGCATGACCGGGCTGTGATCGAAACCTCGATAGAACAGCAAGGAAGGGCAAGTTTCACCGTGGGCTACCGTATCATCAAAACAGAAGATGACAGAGAGCTACTGGTCGCCACGGGAAACACCGTGCTCGTGTGTTTTGACCATCAATCTCAAAAGGCAAAATCTATTCCAAAAGAGTGGCGAAAAAGGATGAGTGCCACCTAG
- a CDS encoding hydrolase yields MPIIQSKFKPAWWLRSGHAQTLWPKLFRLKPKMEMAWQRVELIDGDFIDLVWSGPKEGRTVLLLHGLEGNINSPYILGLMHELELRGYRSCLMHFRGCSGEPNRLSESYHSGKTADPQQILWYLKEHMDIDLYAAIGVSLGGNVLLKWLGEQGCASSLKRAAVMSVPFSLGHAAERMNRGFSRFYQWHLIRSLQKGYKNKFARIPSPLSVDVDGLDSFRLFDDQVTAPLNGFKGADDYYTQVSSRQFIPDICVPTLILHAVDDPFMFPYSVPHEDELPENVWLELVEHGGHAGFISGVMPGQEKYWGEQRLVEWIDSV; encoded by the coding sequence ATGCCAATCATCCAGAGTAAATTCAAGCCTGCCTGGTGGCTAAGGAGTGGTCATGCCCAGACGCTCTGGCCCAAGCTGTTCCGCCTCAAACCAAAAATGGAGATGGCGTGGCAACGCGTGGAACTCATCGATGGTGATTTTATTGATCTGGTCTGGTCGGGTCCAAAAGAGGGGCGAACAGTACTGCTGCTGCACGGCCTTGAGGGCAACATCAACTCTCCATATATCCTCGGGTTGATGCATGAGCTTGAGTTACGCGGCTACCGCTCCTGCCTGATGCATTTCCGTGGCTGCAGTGGTGAGCCCAACCGTCTCTCTGAAAGCTATCACAGTGGCAAAACTGCTGATCCGCAGCAAATTCTCTGGTATCTGAAAGAGCATATGGATATAGATCTGTATGCTGCTATTGGTGTCTCACTCGGTGGCAATGTACTGCTTAAATGGCTGGGTGAACAAGGTTGTGCAAGCTCACTGAAAAGAGCAGCAGTGATGTCCGTCCCATTCAGCCTCGGGCATGCTGCTGAACGCATGAACAGAGGCTTCTCACGTTTCTATCAGTGGCATCTGATCCGCTCCTTGCAAAAGGGTTACAAAAATAAATTTGCACGCATCCCCTCCCCCTTATCTGTCGATGTTGATGGACTCGACAGTTTCAGGCTATTTGATGATCAAGTCACAGCCCCACTCAACGGATTTAAAGGGGCGGATGATTATTATACGCAGGTCAGCAGTCGCCAGTTCATTCCGGATATCTGCGTACCTACTCTGATTCTTCATGCCGTTGATGATCCCTTCATGTTTCCATACTCGGTTCCTCATGAAGATGAACTGCCGGAGAATGTCTGGCTGGAACTTGTTGAGCATGGTGGCCACGCAGGTTTTATTAGTGGTGTTATGCCAGGTCAGGAGAAATACTGGGGTGAACAACGTTTGGTGGAATGGATCGATAGTGTCTGA